Proteins co-encoded in one Bacteroidales bacterium genomic window:
- the rplP gene encoding 50S ribosomal protein L16 — protein MLQPKKTKYRKVQKAKMKGNSMRGNQLAFGSFGIKTLEECWLTGRQIEAARQAVTRKMKREGQIWIRVFPDKPITKKPAEVRMGKGKGAPEMFVAPITPGRILFEAEGVPLALAKEALRLAAQKLPVKTKFVVRRDYVEDSI, from the coding sequence ATGTTACAACCAAAGAAAACTAAGTACAGAAAAGTCCAAAAAGCTAAAATGAAAGGCAATTCCATGAGAGGAAACCAACTTGCATTTGGCTCATTTGGTATTAAGACTTTGGAAGAGTGTTGGCTTACAGGAAGACAGATCGAAGCAGCTCGTCAGGCCGTTACCAGAAAGATGAAGCGTGAAGGTCAAATATGGATTAGAGTATTTCCTGATAAACCGATTACTAAGAAACCCGCTGAGGTACGTATGGGTAAAGGTAAAGGTGCTCCCGAAATGTTTGTTGCACCGATTACCCCCGGTAGAATTTTATTCGAAGCCGAAGGTGTACCGTTGGCATTAGCAAAAGAAGCTTTGCGATTGGCTGCGCAAAAACTTCCCGTAAAAACTAAATTTGTAGTTAGAAGAGATTACGTTGAAGATTCAATTTAA
- the rpmC gene encoding 50S ribosomal protein L29, translating to MKQQEIIELSTNELIEKLDEWQNQLTKLKINHSISPLDNPSKIKVHRRTIARMKTELRRREISATKSVE from the coding sequence ATGAAACAGCAAGAAATTATAGAATTAAGCACTAATGAACTTATTGAGAAGTTAGACGAGTGGCAAAACCAACTTACAAAACTGAAAATTAACCATTCTATTTCTCCACTTGATAATCCGAGTAAAATTAAAGTTCATAGAAGAACCATTGCTCGCATGAAAACAGAATTAAGACGTAGAGAAATTAGTGCAACAAAATCTGT